A genomic region of Botrytis cinerea B05.10 chromosome 9, complete sequence contains the following coding sequences:
- the Bcpca1 gene encoding Bcpca1 has product MTCSSSDEVGRGDSSTVRQRICTRSACCSPSSPENKCCDDNCVVKIARRECKNEHNHRNKLPSSSQSSIPLPSDEEPCQSHLSKAKAAYSEILNNFGCICKVLLSLNLESCCALESGTVRRKSLEKDGFLTGIRKASSGGSSVKSVGGASCAEKLYCSPPKDELVNAVTKINTCCSTPPEKTGSDIGINSAAKARPRSDVKTSPKQIKEGSDCCVEETSFNDQAPASDCGKGCCSEPDVGQAVTSRSISSCGKGSCSKPAVDPVSIAAPLDDCKKGCCSEPTSTPPDKESTLDRCCPTEVQAGKHTILGVEEANGRKIVCQDLLNPAGKPLVTREACCSKTISGGNKCSQDIEILPYTSKTSADQVDLEKGVLQVEHLIISVQGMTCTGCEKSLSKALTSMPAVSNIKTSLILGRAEFDICASSADIKVTETIKSIEKMTGFTCSKMTLSGHELDLIVEDPTIFIGDKELPYGISGIVVHDTRTIRVTYHPEVLGARDLMGNPFFELAKLAPMTAPPLITSGRAHLRLMLFKTLVSIVLTIPVLIMAWAELPPREIAYGAASLVLATIVQVYIAGPWYSSAFKALFFSHLIEVDFLVVLSTSIAYIYSIIAYARLAYEKPLSTGSFFETSTLLVTLVMVGRLVTSLARQRAVESISIESLQPSTAILIDSNSDSLNEIDARLLQYGDVFVVSPDSSVATDGTVISGISDVDESMITGEATLVAKQPGSPVVAGSTNHSGTLKVRLTRLMGDNTIKSIGLMVDEAKSSKARFQDMADRVAAYFVPIILVLTVIVFVVRVGVGKGILDYSTTTACINAMTYAISALIVSCPCAIGLAVPMVLVIAGGVAAKNGVIFKSAETIERARNISHVVFDKTGTLTQGLLAVERETYPTGEGITLGPMILGLTSSSKHPVSSAIAAHLKLTVTKADELKEITSIVGCGIEATWGEEKIRAGNPYWLGVENLPAVTNLLSLGVSIFCITVNKNLVAVYGLKDRLRPDATAVINELRRRNIEISIISGDNEESVKSVSRTLNLPESNVRFQCSPADKQTYIKEISTAKNIVMFCGDGTNDAVALAQASIGVHINGSTGIAQNAADAVLIRPALSGVIVLIDLSKTFYRRVVFNFTWSFVYNTFAILLAAGAFPNARIPPQYAGLGEILSVLPVIAIGVQLRWASFTNFKV; this is encoded by the exons ATGACTTGCTCAAGTAGCGATGAAGTAGGAAGAGGGGACTCTTCCACAGTCCGGCAGAGGATTTGTACCCGCTCTGCATGCTGTTCCCCCTCTTCACCAGAGAACAAATGCTGTGATG ACAATTGCGTTGTCAAAATCGCACGTCGGGAATGCAAGAATGAGCACAATCATCGAAACAAGCTTCCCTCGAGCTCGCAATCTTCCATTCCACTTCCATCCGATGAAGAACCATGCCAGAGCCACCTTTCTAAAGCAAAGGCTGCATATAGCGAGATATTGAACAACTTCGGGTGTATTTGCAAGGTCTTGCTTTCCTTGAATTTGGAATCGTGCTGTGCTCTGGAGTCTGGGACTGTTCGGCGCAAGAGTTTGGAGAAGGATGGATTCTTGACGGGAATTAGAAAAGCTTCTAGTGGAGGTAGTTCTGTCAAGTCAGTTGGAGGCGCTTCATGTGCTGAAAAGTTGTACTGCTCTCCCCCGAAGGACGAGTTGGTGAACGCGGTGACGAAAATAAACACCTGTTGCTCTACACCACCAGAGAAAACTGGAAGCGATATTGGAATCAATTCTGCTGCAAAAGCTAGGCCCAGGAGTGATGTCAAAACCAGTCCCAAGCAAATCAAAGAGGGTTCGGACTGCTGTGTGGAGGAGACAAGTTTCAATGATCAAGCTCCTGCTTCGGATTGTGGTAAAGGATGCTGTTCTGAACCTGATGTAGGACAAGCCGTTACATCGAGATCTATAAGTAGTTGTGGCAAAGGTAGCTGTTCTAAACCAGCTGTGGATCCGGTTAGCATCGCTGCACCTTTAGATGATTGCAAAAAAGGCTGCTGCTCAGAGCCAACCTCGACTCCACCGGACAAAGAGTCGACATTGGATAGATGCTGTCCTACTGAAGTTCAAGCTGGGAAACACACTATCCTGGGAGTGGAAGAAGCAAATGGTCGTAAAATTGTATGCCAGGATCTCTTGAATCCGGCTGGAAAACCTCTAGTCACTAGAGAAGCTTGCTGTTCCAAAACCATTTCTGGAGGTAACAAATGCTCCCAAGACATTGAAATTTTACCCTACACCTCGAAAACTAGCGCCGATCAGGTGGACTTGGAAAAGGGTGTTCTTCAAGTCGAACATCTCATCATCAGTGTCCAAGGGATGACCTGTACTGGCTGCGAAAAATCACTCTCCAAAGCTCTGACTTCAATGCCAGCGGTTTCTAATATCAAAACTAGCCTTATCTTGGGTCGTGCAGAATTTGACATTTGTGCAAGCTCGGCCGATATCAAAGTTACTGAAACTATCAAGTCTATCGAGAAAATGACTGGATTTACTTGCTCGAAAATGACATTGTCTGGGCACGAGCTGGACCTTATTGTGGAAGACCCTACAATCTTTATAGGCGACAAAGAACTACCATATGGAATTTCGGGTATCGTCGTACACGATACTCGCACTATTCGAGTTACCTATCATCCAGAGGTTCTTGGCGCAAGAGATTTGATGGGCAATCCATTTTTTGAATTAGCCAAGCTAGCCCCAATGACAGCCCCTCCTCTCATCACATCTGGAAGAGCACATCTTCGCTTGATGCTATTCAAGACGCTGGTCTCTATAGTGTTGACTATTCCTGTGCTTATTATGGCATGGGCCGAGCTTCCTCCTCGAGAAATCGCTTATGGAGCTGCTTCACTAGTCCTCGCAACAATTGTGCAGGTGTACATTGCTGGTCCATGGTATTCCAGCGCTTTCAAAGCGCTGTTTTTCTCACATCTCATTGAAGTAGACTTTCTTGTGGTTCTCTCTACGTCAATCGCGTACATATACTCCATCATTGCCTACGCTCGCCTAGCTTATGAAAAGCCTCTTTCAACTGGGAGTTTCTTCGAAACCAGTACGCTACTGGTAACATTGGTAATGGTGGGACGTCTTGTGACTAGTTTAGCAAGACAGCGAGCTGTGGAGTCGATTTCTATCGAATCACTTCAACCCTCAACTGCAATTCTCATAGATTCAAATTCGGACTCTCTAAATGAGATTGATGCGCGGCTCTTGCAATATGGAGATGTATTTGTCGTGTCGcct GATTCATCAGTCGCCACAGATGGGACTGTTATCTCCGGCATATCGGACGTCGACGAGTCTATGATCACGGGCGAGGCTACCTTGGTGGCCAAACAGCCCGGTTCCCCGGTTGTTGCCGGGTCTACAAATCACTCTGGAACCTTAAAAGTTCGCCTAACCCGTCTTATGGGAGAcaatacaatcaaatcaattggTTTAATGGTAGACGAGGCAAAATCTTCCAAAGCCAGATTCCAAGATATGGCAGATAGAGTAGCGGCATACTTTGTCCCAATTATTCTTGTTCTCACAGTCATTGTATTTGTTGTCAGAGTAGGGGTCGGTAAAGGAATTCTAGATTATTCAACGACAACTGCATGCATCAACGCCATGACTTACGCTATCTCCGCCCTCATCGTGTCATGTCCATGCGCAATCGGCCTAGCTGTTCCTATGGTTCTGGTTATTGCCGGTGGAGTGGCTGCTAAAAACGGCGTGATCTTCAAGTCAGCAGAAACCATTGAAAGGGCTAGAAACATCTCTCATGTCGTATTCGACAAGACGGGTACCCTCACACAGGGGCTACTCGCAGTGGAGAGAGAAACATATCCAACCGGTGAAGGAATCACACTCGGACCAATGATTCTTGGTTTGACAAGTAGTAGCAAGCATCCTGTGTCGTCAGCCATAGCAGCTCATCTGAAGTTAACTGTCACCAAAGCAGATGAGCTGAAGGAAATCACCTCGATTGTGGGCTGTGGAATTGAAGCTACctggggagaagaaaaaatccGTGCGGGAAATCCATACTGGCTTGGTGTTGAAAACCTACCAGCGGTCACGAATCTCCTCTCCCTGGGGGTCTCTATCTTTTGCATCACTGTCAACAAAAATCTTGTTGCAGTGTATGGTCTTAAGGATAGACTTCGTCCAGATGCCACGGCTGTTATCAACGAGTTGAGGCGACGGAACATCGAGATTTCTATTATTAGTGGTGACAATGAAGAGTCTGTCAAGTCTGTTTCTCGAACTCTCAACCTTCCTGAAAGTAATGTGCGCTTTCAATGCAGTCCAGCCGACAAGCAGACATACATCAAGGAAATATCGACTGCAAAAAATATTGTGATGTTTTGCGGTGATGGAACGAACGATGCTGTGGCACTTGCTCAAGCATCTATTGGCGTGCATATCAATGGAAGCACAGGTATCGCTCAAAATGCAGCAGATGCCGTTCTCATCCGACCAGCTCTGAGTGGAGTTATCGTCCTTATCGATCTTTCTAAGACCTTTTATCGACGAGTTGTCTTCAACTTTACTTGGTCGTTTGTTTACAACACCTTCGCGATTCTTTTGGCCGCAGGAGCATTTCCAAATGCAAGAATCCCACCTCAGTATGCTGGTCTGGGCGAGATTTTAAGCGTTTTGCCAGTTATTGCTATTGGGGTGCAACTGAGGTGGGCTAGTTTTACCAATTTTAAGGTCTAA
- the Bcrpl10 gene encoding Bcrpl10, producing MARRPARCYRYCKNKPYPKSRFNRGVPDPKIRIFDLGRKKANVDEFPLCIHLVSNEYEQLSSEALEAARICANKYMVKSAGKEAFHLRVRAHPYHVVRINKMLSCAGADRLQTGMRGAWGKPNGTVARVNIGQIILSIRTRDSFRPNALEALRRSQYKFPGRQKIIVSKNWGFTPLRREEYMEKKQSGKVLVDGAYVQFLSNHGKLADNIRRFPAAFETEA from the exons ATGGCCCGTCGCCCAGCGAGATGTTACAGATACTGTAAGAACAAG CCTTACCCAAAGTCCCGTTTCAACCGTGGTGTTCCCGACCCAAAGATTCGTATCTTCGATCTCGGTCGTAAGAAGGCAAATGTCGACGAGTTCCCTCTCTGCATTCACTTGGTCTCCAACGAGTATGAACAATTGAGTTCCGAGGCTTTGGAAGCCGCCCGTATTTGCGCCAACAA GTACATGGTTAAGTCCGCAGGAAAGGAAGCTTTCCATCTCCGTGTCCGTGCTCACCCATACCACGTCGTCCGTATCAACAAGATGTTGTCTTGTGCTGGTGCCGATAGATTGCAAACTGGTATGCGTGGTGCTTGGGGTAAGCCAAACGGAACTGTCGCCCGTGTCAACATTGGTCAAATTATCTTGTCCATCAGAACCCGTGACTCTT TCCGCCCCAACGCTCTCGAGGCCCTCCGCAGATCCCAATACAAGTTCCCAGGTCGCCAAAAGATCATTGTTTCCAAGAACTGGGGTTTCACTCCTCTCCGTCGTGAGGAATACatggagaagaagcaaagTGGAAAGGTTTTGGTCGATGGTGCATATGTTCAATTCTTGTCCAACCACGGCAAGTTGGCCGATAACATCAGACGTTTCCCAGCTGCTTTCGAGACTGAGGCATAA
- the Bcrpl30 gene encoding Bcrpl30 — translation MAPTTKKAKKTADSINSRLALVMKSGKVTLGYKSTLKQLRSGKAKLVIIAGNTPPLRKSELEYYSMLSKTQVHHFSGNNIELGTACGKLFRCSTMAVLDAGDSDILSSQAA, via the exons ATGGCACCAACAACTAAGAAGGCTAAGAAGACCGCCGACTCCATCAACAGTCGTTTGGCACTTGTTATGAAGTCCGGAAAGG TCACCCTCGGATACAAGTCTACTCTCAAGCAACTCCGATCTGGAAAGGCCAAGCTCGTCATCATTGCCGGAAACACCCCTCCTCTCCGCAAGTCTGAGCTCGAGTACTACTCCATGTTGTCCAAGACTCAAGTTCACCACTTCTCCGGTAACAAC ATTGAGCTCGGTACTGCTTGCGGTAAGCTCTTCAGATGTTCCACCATGGCTGTTTTGGATGCTGGTGACTCCGATATCCTCTCTAGCCAAGCTGCATAG